The sequence below is a genomic window from Acanthochromis polyacanthus isolate Apoly-LR-REF ecotype Palm Island chromosome 14, KAUST_Apoly_ChrSc, whole genome shotgun sequence.
ACTAGAGTGCTTTGTTGGCTGAAAGAAAATGGTGATGATTGAGATTACAGTGaatttattaaatataataaGAGTCAGTGAATAATTATATAAGTGCAAGGGGAGAAGACAGAAAGTTGTGAAATTACCTATTTGCTACTTGTTTAATAATTGacagaaaaatggtgaaaaagagAATTGATCTTACAATTCAATTATTAATGGTATGAAAAGACAGTGTTTTCCCATGCCGTCTTTGCTGGCAAACACAATATGGAAGCATGATTTTAACTCGATCAAACATTTATCTGTtacacatgttttttttatatgatGTTAAAATATTGGGGCATATTAATGCAGTTTTGAGTTCCAGTGTTTGCGCCAAGATGAGCTATTCTGCCCTGTCATGTGATCAAATCAAACACAATTTATAGGCCACATATGCATACGTTAACTTGCAAACAAACTTTATTGAGGTTAATTTGAcaacataatatatataaatatacatagaAAGAACGGTATGGTGAGCTATTCATAAGTTCGCTGAATGACATAAATAATTTGTTCCCTGTTCTACTTCTTTTTAAATGGCATACTTGAAAAATTACAGCCAGGTGATGGGTGTTACTTTTCATGTCAGTACACCATGACGAGTACAAAACggagaaaatgtgagaaaagttGTCTCAGTACactaaaatttaaaagaaattaaataaagtgGTCACTTCACTTTAATGATATATAGGCTGTAGAAACTGTAGGTCCCTAATATGTTGCCTGTAATTATTTCTAATTACAAAGTAGTTTAATTCTCTATCTCTCCGCTGTTTAttcactctttctttcctcATATTTGGCCAGAAAAGATATTGTGAAAATCAGAAAGTGCACATAATAATGTCATACTGAGTAATACTTAGATGTCAAAGTCCTCTGAATCTGCTatgttggctttttttttttttttgtctgcaaatccgctcaaaaatgacaccaaccaaccatggcgTCAatacttaagcttcatgcaattttttttcttctttgtgactgtgaccatcacctgccctcatgtctaattaacctatcatgtttatttcaagctgtttcctacattatgccattgagggctgtgcacacccaagtgaaacatttcaGGTTCACACAACCTGTCTGTCCATCCTGGAAGAGTTGTTCTTCCTCAGCTGGTCTTCCTGTTTGTTCAGGTTTTCCCAGTTTAAGAGTTTTCGGATACGTTTTCCCCATTAAAATGAGTGGAAAGTGTAGCCACAGAGGGGGATTTGTGATTTGTGATACCGACCACAGGAAAAttgacagttttattaaaaaacataGCACCATTTATAAGCAAATAGTCAACCTTACCGTAAGTGTGATTTTGCTGTATCATTCAGAAGCAGCTTTCTACTATCATTTACCTGCCCCTGAATTGATAAGCAGTTTCTGATCTAAACAAAGGAAATCTGAAATGAATTATACAAGACATTATCAATTAGATCTGtatttgttcagtttcagaCTTGGCTGCGTCATGTGAAGTTATGGCCTTGGTCCGGAGACACACGACATGGAAAGCCGCCCCACAACAAAGTCTGACAGTCAGATGTCCTGTCAAACACTGTGGACGAACAATAAATATCACCTGGTGTAAAGACGTCCAGTCAAACCGCTGTGAACAGCTTAATGAAACAGAGAACGTAGAACTAAGTCAGAATCACAATCAAGCTAACGATGAGCTAGAATCTTATTTGAGTTTCAAGCAGATTTCCATTTATGATGACGGCCTCTACAGATGTAAATTAAATGGAGACAAACTTGgaatattcagtcatttcatcAACATCTCTGTTTCAGGTATGTAGTATTTTTTGTTCTCCCTCACTATCAAAATATGAAACGAATACATCTGATTTCACGTGTTAATTTCACCTTCTATTTGTGATTCCCCAAAGACAAATACCAGGGGGTTGAAATGTCGAAATTTGAAGGAGGTAGGAACCTGTATTTGTCAGATATTACATGCACATTTTAATGAATGCAGTTTAGGACCGCTGATctggtttttcttcttctatagCCAAGTTACCGAGCGCTGATGGTGAGGATGATTATTCCTGGCTGCCGTatttctgcatcactgtgaGCATACTTCTCCTGATTGTCACTCTGCCAGTGATAACGATGCTGAGATTTTACGGCTGGAGGCGTAAGAACAATaatatatttcatcatttttggatTACTGTCACAATATTCATCGATTTTTACCACTTAAAACAATatggtgtttgtgttctttaCAGGAATACTGACCATCAGCCACACAAAAGGAGAGGTAAAATGAGTTTAACAGAATAGTTTGGGCACAAAGTGGGAAATAAAATTCTTCCTGTAAGATAAGATTAATAGACTTCTTTTGCACGAGGCATTTTTGTTTGCCatagcagaaaacaaacagttttgttTATCATAGGTCAATTTTTTTCCTCTTACGCCATGGCAGTGATGAAGACTCTCCAATAATTTGTAATATAAGAATTTATACCTGCTTTTTCTGGCTGTGACAAACCAAACTGTCAACTGTGGAAAAGATCTAGATCATGACTGTGGCATACAAAAGCCACAGGTGGCATCTGGTTAGTCTAATTTAGCTATGAAGATTTAAAGCATGACAAATGTAAAAATcgtgaaaaaacaaactgtgaaacCATAATGATGTTGTTTTTAACTCAGTTTTTTGTGCGACTAGTGACCTGTAAAGAGGCCAGCAGACAGATTTAGGTTGTTTTGGACAGAGCTAACTGAactgtttgtgtttactttaacactttgatgtattttaTTGGCTTATTCATCTTCattctggtgttttgtgtcacagGAGATGCCCACTCATATGATACCAAGCCTCCCCAAATGGACCCATTCTTCCTCTCCTGTCCTACACAGCTGTGTCTTTACTGTGAATGACATCTACTCTTCAGCTACTCCAGAAATACTAAAATCACCACCTGACCTGTCACCCACTGCAGATCAGACCACTGTTTCAAACACAGCAGATAAAAGCCAGCTGCCACCTGATCCAGTGTACGCTGTTATCAATCATAGGCAGCCTGGGATggctgacagaaaacagaatgcAGCGCCAAAGGAAGATAAAAACCCGCAATATGCTGTTGTCAAAgttccctgaaggtttttgAACTGTCACAGACTCTCACAgatgaaatgatggaaaaaaagttGACAAGTATGTGTCGGTGTCGTGGAACAAGGAGACGATTAGACATCAACCACGCTGCAGACCGAGGCGAACGGAGGAGGCTTGTGGTCATGTAGATACACAGTGTGACATAAGTTAGCACTATAGACCAGAAGCAGGAATGTAGTTATTCTCTCACACTCAGATCGGTGAATTACAGTCCTTTTCCAAttcctttctgtttcttttagtGTGCATTTGCATGACTAGGATGGCTTTTTTGACTTCGGtagctctttaaaaaaaatggttaaGTAGATGTGTCATGTACAGATTTACGTGAACACATGTTGTACATTTTCCTTCCATCTTTGGTATATGAAAATGGAACTTTGAGCAGATATCTTGTGTTGTGAATAAAAGCATATTTTATAATCCTTGGAGGATTCTTGATTTATTAGatttattatacatttttgCATTCCCTTTGAGCTCATTATTTGGATACTTAAAAGAAATGTCCATGCATACACTTTATGCATTCTAAACATATTCATGCGTTTTTTTTAGTTCACACATTTTCTGTGCTATATACAAAATTGAGTCTTTACGTGTATGATCCTCAGCACCTGGCTTGTTGACCACACCAATGTGGTTTTGCTTAAATGCGCAGGAAGTTAGAGACGAAAACATTTCTCAAGCTGCCAAACTGTGTGGTATAGGAGACGCCTCATTTCTCTTAGCTTGTCACACACTCTGTAGTTCCATAGCAATCAAGCAAGGGTGGTATTTGTTGGCTATTTGAAAGTACAACAAACCACAAGCAGAGAAAAAGGATTTGACTAAACCAATTTAAGATATAATTTAAAAGAATGATATGTTGGTAGACTTTAAGGTAGTGGTTTGTAATTGTTTGGGATTTTGGCCTTTTCAAACAAACCGGTATCCACTTGCAACCCCTTGTAATGACTGAAGACAGACTCTCATTTCTCAGAATGATTTTATGAGGCAATGCAAGATGACATCATTTTACCGTTAAAAGAAGCGGCAGGTTTTACAGAAAAGTTTGAGATAAAGAAATGGTACACTGAAATTTTTGCTGCAGAAATATTAGTTTTTTGCTCCTTATACATTTCATTCTCTTGCGATACATTCAGATTTATTTACTTGTTCTCAATCCTGGTTACAGTTGTGATTTACTGGctaatgctgttttcttttgcctcatttttctgctcaaaaaaacaaagccatacatttctgtcttctgtaattgcaatcagttttattgccaagtaggtttttaacAAACAAGGAGTTCTGCACGATGTATTGCAGTAAATGCttaaaattacagaatttttaaagaaggataaaggatttttttttaaaactcttacAAGTCAATAGACAGTAAGTGTTACAAGACAAATCTGAATCAAATGTTAGGTTACATGAACAGCAAATGTAGCTAATCTGAGGAATTTTAAGTATTAAGTAATCAAATATTTACAGTGTGCAtaaatgtacaaattatttaCCTGACAATAATGTAATCAACTTTAGATGTTCAAAGGACaataatttgatttaaaaagctGTGCATTCACTGATGACATAAGTAAAAGGCTACTTTTGTTTGGCAACTAATAACACTGAAATACCAAGAAGCAGTTTTTTCCCAGGTTGGTGGCTTTTTTTTAGACTGGGATTGTGATACTAAGAAGGTCACAGGTCAGATACATTCAGCAGATATAACTGTGCCCTTCTTTCTGACCACCTGCGTTTTGTTATCAGTCTGAATAACTCTAATTCAAAGAGAGTCTGAATTTCTGGCATTGCTGCGTGGACATTGTTCTTCTCACCTTATTCGACCACAAGCATCATCTCGCCACACATACACTTTGTTACATAGACAAGCATGTTGattattcatttttcttctgGTGACGTCCAGGGAAATTCCTACGGATGTTCCTTCAAATGTAAAACATATGAAGCTCTAATCCGCCTTTCTCTTCAAAAATGGcatgttgaaaatgtccaaaaagcttATGTGTTCTGCTCACTAGAATGCAAACCTaggagaggaaggtgaagagTTTAAAATGTAGACGACATGCTGTGTGTGAATCCTGTGAAATGAGTAGAGGAACTACTTTACTGTCTCTGGGTGGAAATTTTTCATCACAGCATCATGTCTGGTAGTCGCAGCCCACACACAAGTTCTGTGCCTGTACTCGCTCTCTCACACATCCTCCctttctgacacacacacacacacacacacacacacacacacacacacacacacacacacacacacccactggtaattgtatttttttctcggTTGGACAAAGCCCTGATTCAGACGGCAACGAGATCGAGAGCGTGGAGGCTTGTGCGAAGGCAGCGCTTGAGACAGGCCTGATTAGATCGAGTCTGAGGTCACTAAGAGAGTGTGTGGACCAGTGAGCAGCACTGCAGCGTAAAAACTCCGACAAGGTGCACACGAGCCCTGAATGAATTTGGTTCTGCTTCAAAACAGTTGAAAAGATCTAGTCTAATAGTACAGAGCACTATGAAACAGTCATAACATTCAAATTTGAGAAAGTGAAGagatatttttaaatgcttAGTGGAAATTCTCatttaacatcatttttttgtattgtacTTTTGCATGTAGACGAAATATTGACCCAGAGCAGCACATAAGTGAGGAGGCAAGGTTTGAGGGTGATACTTGGGAGGACAAAAGTGGCTGTTCTCTGGGTCTCAAGTAAACATCTAATCTGCTTAAACTTATTATTACTACTCATTATTTGTTTTCCCATAAGGGCATGCAgtatttaaatgaagaaaaaaaatacagtcacCCCATCTCAACATGTAGTACAACCTGTCCACTCACACTCcttacacacacaaactcacagaaCTCCAAAACATACAGTAACATTCCTTTCATGGAAATGAAAAACGCTCCAGCCTCGGACTTTGGAGAACACACATTTCTGAATGTGGGATCATCTAGTAAGCATGCGCATGCAAACAGACTTCAAAACACATCTGAGACATGTGTGATCTGAACATGAAAACCATCTGAGAGAGTAAGCAGGAATGCTCAGAGCATGTGGTTTTTATATTCTAAAAATACAGCTGTCTGCAAGATGAGTAGGGAGCATGAATCAATTAGAAATCTAGAACAAAGACTTTTTAAGTAATATTTTCATTGTAGTATTTTACCATAGAAGTTTTAATGCCTAATTAATGCCCTGTTTTAGCTACACATCTGATGTTGTTTCTAGTTCagatatatatacagtctacatatttttccaagtgcagaagtaaatgcacaaacacatatCTTCTGTTATCCCAGAGCTTGTGAATACATCATACATCAAAGAAGAATTCGCATGTGCAGTCGGCTCTCTGTGTGAAGCCGTGTGCACAACATGTGTGTGACTTTTCACTCTGCAAGATCCACCGTAGCCTGGCTGTcttgtgattttttattttttttaaaaggggcCTAAAAAATGAGCATCTGGCAGCCATGTTGGAGCAGGAATTTCATGTTCTCCTGAATCCAATGTAGGACGTACAAAGCTGAGCTGAAAAGCAGATGAAGACACAGAGatgtttaactttttaaaacatttttaattgttctgtttgctgcatttattacaACAGCTTCACATACATAGTTGGCCataatgcatctttttttttttcttggatgctCGGCTGGATGCTACAACACATTTgtttatggaaaaaaatcttCTGAAACCATTTTCAGAAGTATTTTACTTTACGGTGTGTGCACATGATCAGTGTCATATTCATATACTGCAACTTCACAGACAGAAGAATGCTGCCTAAACTTTGGGAACTTTCATGCCGATCTTGTCAAAGCAAATAACTGAGAGATGCAAATCATATGCTTGGatatgcattattatttcagCACGAAGCAGACTTTTTTAAATGCACCTGTACACATGCGAACATATTACCTCAGCATCATTGCATAATATTAAGTAAGTGCCACTTTGATCCAGTGCAACAGAAAAGAGAGCTGGATGTGCGGAGGAGCAGAGTGGCTGTGGCAATGAGACACGCATTCCTTTCAGGGGCACCGAAAAGGTTTCGGTGTTGCTTCCTCAGGCAATTGATTCAAGCCAGCTGACCGTGAACTGAACCTGGAACAGACACTCGAACACACGACGCAGATTTtgaacatgtagaaaaaaatattacacaaataaGATAGAAGTATGCAGCCTTCAGTTTATGTAAAACCACCCAGCTTTCACAATGCACCAAAGTGCCGGTGGCCTTCAGTGGCGGTATGTGTTAGTTCAACTCTACCACAGTGGTTTGGTTGGGAAATTAACCAATTAAGTCCTGGTGCAAATATATATTAATGTTAAAAAAGGAATTTCTTAAAATAGTTGGGCATTGTACAAGAGTAAAAGAGTTATGAGGGTCTTATTTCAGCTGTGGGTAAATACACATTTGGTGGGCAAGTGAGTATTTACAGAAGAATAATGTCTTAAATTGGCTGAACTAAACCACAGAGCCCATGTTCATGTAACCGGTGCATttgctgaataaaaaaaatggagaatttTACAACACTTTTCCCTTAAGGAGCAAGTAAAAGAGGCAAAGACAGGAGAGTATCTTGAGGACACGCAATACGGTGCAAAATCACTGTATTAAATTTGCAGTTGCTCGTGGAATGTGTCATCATCAATTACAGAGTCggagagaaacaaaacgatCCGCTCAAGAGTCCTTCATAGACACCATGTGAGGACAGCCTGGAGATTATACAAAAGTCAGACGCAGAGGCAGCAGAGCAGAGTTGAATGTCGTTTGTCCAGTTGGTGCTCATGAACAGGATTGTACTGGACATCCTACAGAGGGTGTGTCGGAGCATCTTCCCTTTGTACGAAGaaaatgatgatgaaggtgCAACAGGGAAGTCATTCTGCAAGGCAGGCTCTGGAGAAGCGTGGCCTTTTCCTCTCAGCGTCTGGCTTCTTCATCTGAAAGATTAATCAGCTGAAAAGAAATGTATGACAGAAATGCAACAAATGCTACAGAAAATTTAGAACAAATCACATGGacttctattctattcttctaTTCCAATTCCAGGAATATCACATATGATTTGTCCATTTGCAAAGCCATATGCAACCGCCTACGAGACTGCTGATGAAGTCGTTCGTGCACAAAACCAGTGGAAACCTGCTCAAGCTGTGAATTATCACCTCAAGGAAGTTGGTTCGCAATTTTGTGGTGCTTACTGAGACCTTGATCTAACCGCAGAGTGCTGCTGTAATCGGCTCAAGTGGGTAAACCAGCCACATTTGTTCTACATTAGTAAGATGGTGGACACTCCTGATCATTGATGAATGCTGCTTCCTGATATGCAACAGACAAAGAACACGAGTGGATTTCGTTGATGGCAATCTCAGTGCCCAGTGACGTCAAGATGAAATCCTCACAGTAACCGGTTTATTTGTTGCCATCACTTGAAACTTCAACACAATACAGCAGCTCCTCTTGTTGTAGAATAAGCACTGCTCTTCTAGCAAATGATACAGGTGCATTCCTACTACTGTGGCTTGCTTACTCTCCAAACATGTCACCTGTCAAACATCTGTGGGACGCTCTGGATGGACGTGTCTAACAACATGATCCTGTCCCTCAAAGAATCTGCTAACTTTGCCAAGACCTTCAGAAAAAAACTGGGACCACATTCTACCATCCAGCATCAACCAAATC
It includes:
- the si:ch211-214p13.8 gene encoding B- and T-lymphocyte attenuator, coding for MDGLSYLMMFCCFAFVCSHGRVSDLAASCEVMALVRRHTTWKAAPQQSLTVRCPVKHCGRTINITWCKDVQSNRCEQLNETENVELSQNHNQANDELESYLSFKQISIYDDGLYRCKLNGDKLGIFSHFINISVSDKYQGVEMSKFEGAKLPSADGEDDYSWLPYFCITVSILLLIVTLPVITMLRFYGWRRILTISHTKGEEMPTHMIPSLPKWTHSSSPVLHSCVFTVNDIYSSATPEILKSPPDLSPTADQTTVSNTADKSQLPPDPVYAVINHRQPGMADRKQNAAPKEDKNPQYAVVKVP